A window of Mycolicibacterium fluoranthenivorans contains these coding sequences:
- a CDS encoding AMP-dependent synthetase/ligase, whose translation MGVVSPLTLSAAFQATVERHPDRVALRTIDDSERYTWRDYADEVGRVARGLAALGVDRGDTVAMLLTNRPAFHIVDTAALHLGATAVSVYPTLPPEDIAWTINDSGAKVVVTELAKLDSIRAAGVSVPIVLVDGRETGVIPFGDLDGDHDVQRAWRAVAPDDVAVIVYTSGTTGTPKGVELTHAAVLGNTKGLHHAIGTVEGARVVSYLPMAHAAERQLSHYRAMVFGLEVTTCPDSRLMPEYLLAVRPHYFFAPPRMLAKFRAAAVGLDAPILEHFGLDQAVVALTGSAPVPAELTQFWLDAGLPLVEAWGVTECGAFGAFGRPGSYRVGTCGPALPGVELKVADDGEILLRSPWLMRGYRNQPDATAEAIDPDGWLHTGDVGEFDDGHLRIIDRKKEIIINAAGKNMSPAHIEARLKESDQLIGEAVVIGDNRPYNVALVVPDPAVASQLEGDLSRAIVEAMRRANARLARVEQIKRIEILNEPWLPGGDELTPTMKLKRRAIHGKYAVTIDQIYAGGGIGI comes from the coding sequence ATGGGCGTAGTCAGCCCGCTAACCCTGTCTGCCGCATTTCAGGCGACAGTCGAACGCCACCCCGATCGGGTGGCGCTGCGTACGATCGATGACAGTGAGCGCTACACCTGGCGCGATTACGCCGACGAGGTTGGTCGGGTTGCCAGGGGATTGGCGGCCCTTGGGGTCGACCGCGGCGACACCGTGGCGATGTTGTTGACCAACAGACCCGCGTTCCACATCGTCGATACCGCGGCCCTGCACCTCGGTGCCACAGCGGTATCGGTGTATCCGACGCTTCCGCCCGAGGACATCGCTTGGACGATCAATGACTCCGGCGCGAAGGTCGTCGTCACCGAACTGGCGAAGCTCGACTCCATACGGGCCGCCGGTGTCAGTGTCCCGATCGTTCTGGTGGATGGCCGGGAAACCGGTGTCATACCGTTCGGCGATCTCGATGGTGACCATGATGTGCAGCGAGCCTGGCGCGCTGTTGCACCCGATGACGTTGCGGTGATCGTGTACACCTCCGGAACCACCGGAACGCCGAAGGGAGTCGAGTTGACCCATGCGGCGGTTCTGGGCAATACGAAGGGTCTGCACCACGCAATCGGCACCGTGGAGGGCGCCAGGGTCGTGTCGTATCTGCCGATGGCGCATGCCGCGGAGCGGCAACTGTCCCACTACCGGGCCATGGTGTTCGGCCTGGAAGTGACGACGTGTCCCGATTCCCGTCTCATGCCTGAGTATCTGCTCGCGGTGCGTCCGCACTACTTCTTCGCTCCACCAAGGATGTTGGCGAAGTTCAGGGCCGCGGCAGTGGGGCTGGACGCTCCGATACTTGAGCACTTCGGGCTCGATCAGGCAGTCGTTGCCTTGACCGGAAGCGCCCCGGTACCAGCCGAGCTCACCCAGTTCTGGCTGGATGCCGGATTGCCTCTGGTCGAGGCGTGGGGGGTCACCGAGTGCGGTGCGTTCGGCGCATTCGGCCGGCCGGGGAGCTACCGGGTCGGGACCTGCGGACCTGCCCTGCCCGGCGTCGAGCTCAAGGTTGCCGATGACGGCGAGATCCTTTTGCGCAGTCCATGGTTGATGCGCGGGTATCGCAACCAGCCTGACGCCACTGCTGAGGCTATCGATCCCGATGGCTGGCTGCACACCGGGGATGTCGGCGAGTTCGACGACGGCCACCTACGGATCATCGACCGCAAGAAGGAGATCATCATCAACGCGGCGGGCAAGAACATGTCGCCGGCGCATATCGAAGCCCGTTTGAAAGAATCCGACCAACTGATCGGAGAAGCAGTCGTGATCGGTGATAACCGGCCCTACAACGTGGCGCTGGTGGTTCCGGACCCGGCGGTGGCATCGCAGCTCGAAGGAGATCTCAGTAGGGCCATCGTTGAGGCAATGCGGCGGGCTAACGCTCGATTGGCCCGTGTCGAACAGATCAAACGGATTGAAATCCTGAATGAGCCATGGCTTCCCGGTGGGGATGAACTGACACCGACCATGAAGCTCAAGCGCAGGGCGATACACGGCAAATATGCCGTCACAATCGATCAGATTTACGCAGGTGGAGGGATTGGGATCTAA
- a CDS encoding acyl-CoA dehydrogenase family protein, which produces MAVVTGTVQQLSDDEMAIRDAVRGIAARFGPDYYQEQVDTGGSCAELWNALGRNGYLGMHLPEEYGGGGLGLREIAMVVEETAIAGCPLQSMLFSPGVVGTVIDRSANEEQKRRWLPGVATGETRLSFAITEPDAGSNAHRIATTAVRHGDHYVLNGQKVFITGMESAAWVMVVARTHTDELTGRSQSSVFMVPTDAPGLSFTPIRTVMNQPDKSHQVFFDDVAVAAENLVGPEGKGLRVAFTGLNTERILTSSLCTGIGRYALNKAVDYANSRRVWDQPIGAHQGVAHPLAAAHIHLEAARLVTNRACELYDTGAEVGELANMAKYLGASSGLEALDSAVAVHGGNGVTFEYQLATYFWVVRMLNMGPVSKEMILNFVAEHSLGLPRSY; this is translated from the coding sequence ATGGCTGTGGTCACCGGAACGGTGCAACAACTGTCCGACGACGAGATGGCGATCCGCGATGCGGTGCGCGGGATCGCCGCCAGATTTGGACCTGACTACTACCAGGAGCAGGTCGACACCGGTGGCAGTTGCGCTGAGCTGTGGAACGCGCTCGGCCGCAACGGGTATCTCGGCATGCATTTGCCCGAAGAGTACGGGGGCGGTGGCCTCGGCCTGCGTGAGATCGCGATGGTCGTCGAGGAAACCGCTATCGCGGGCTGCCCCCTGCAATCAATGCTGTTCTCTCCGGGCGTGGTCGGCACCGTCATCGACCGCAGTGCCAACGAGGAGCAGAAGCGCCGTTGGCTGCCAGGCGTCGCCACCGGGGAGACTCGGCTGTCCTTTGCGATCACCGAGCCTGATGCGGGATCGAACGCGCACCGAATCGCCACCACCGCTGTCCGACACGGCGACCACTACGTCCTGAACGGGCAAAAGGTGTTCATCACGGGTATGGAATCAGCCGCCTGGGTGATGGTCGTGGCGCGCACCCATACCGACGAGCTGACTGGACGCTCGCAGTCGTCGGTCTTCATGGTGCCGACCGACGCACCTGGCCTGTCCTTCACGCCCATCCGGACGGTGATGAATCAGCCGGACAAGAGTCACCAGGTCTTCTTCGACGATGTGGCCGTTGCCGCCGAAAATCTGGTAGGGCCTGAAGGCAAAGGCCTGCGCGTGGCATTCACCGGCCTCAACACCGAGCGGATATTGACCAGCTCGTTGTGTACCGGGATCGGCCGTTACGCGCTGAACAAGGCCGTCGACTACGCCAACTCGCGTCGAGTGTGGGACCAGCCGATCGGGGCGCACCAGGGCGTCGCCCACCCACTTGCGGCCGCTCACATTCATCTTGAGGCCGCCCGGCTCGTGACAAATCGGGCCTGCGAGCTCTACGACACCGGAGCCGAGGTCGGTGAACTCGCGAACATGGCCAAGTACCTGGGCGCCTCCTCGGGTCTGGAAGCCCTCGACTCCGCAGTGGCGGTGCATGGTGGCAATGGCGTCACCTTCGAGTATCAACTGGCGACGTACTTCTGGGTGGTGCGGATGCTCAACATGGGACCGGTATCCAAGGAGATGATCCTGAACTTCGTTGCCGAGCATTCGTTGGGATTGCCGCGCTCATACTGA
- a CDS encoding NAD-dependent epimerase/dehydratase family protein: MRGSKILITGPTGQVAAPLALSLAAENEVWGIARFTDTAARESLESAGIRCEKVNLAAGDFSGIPSDFDYVLNLAVAKSGRWDKDLGANAESVGLLMAHCADAKAFLHCSSAAVYDPPDDEPRTETAALGDNHKSLLPTYSISKIAGEVVARTMARALGVPTVIARLNVPYGDNGGWPFYQMEMMRAGVPIPVPPGGPARYNPIHEDDIIATLPKMLAAASVPATTVNWCGDQTVSLQEWCTYIGELVGREPVFEESAQALRGGPTDTTRMHELVGGTAVDWRDGIRRMVANFHPELLRT, encoded by the coding sequence ATGCGCGGCTCGAAGATCCTCATCACAGGTCCGACCGGACAGGTCGCGGCACCCCTGGCGTTATCGCTGGCAGCCGAGAACGAGGTGTGGGGTATCGCCCGATTCACCGACACCGCAGCCCGAGAGAGTCTGGAAAGCGCGGGGATTCGCTGCGAGAAGGTCAACCTCGCCGCGGGCGACTTCAGCGGCATCCCGTCCGATTTCGACTACGTCCTCAACCTCGCGGTCGCCAAGAGCGGACGCTGGGACAAGGACCTGGGGGCCAATGCCGAATCGGTGGGTCTGCTGATGGCGCACTGCGCCGACGCGAAGGCGTTCCTGCACTGTTCGTCGGCCGCGGTGTACGACCCGCCCGATGACGAGCCGCGCACCGAGACCGCAGCACTCGGCGACAATCACAAGTCACTGCTTCCGACGTACTCGATCTCCAAGATCGCCGGCGAGGTGGTCGCCCGCACGATGGCTCGCGCGCTCGGTGTGCCGACGGTGATCGCCCGGCTCAACGTGCCCTATGGCGACAACGGCGGCTGGCCGTTCTATCAGATGGAGATGATGCGCGCCGGGGTGCCGATCCCCGTCCCGCCCGGCGGTCCCGCGCGCTACAACCCCATTCACGAGGACGACATCATCGCGACGCTGCCGAAGATGCTCGCCGCCGCGTCGGTACCCGCGACGACGGTCAACTGGTGCGGTGATCAGACGGTCAGCCTGCAGGAATGGTGCACCTACATCGGCGAACTCGTCGGGCGCGAGCCGGTGTTCGAAGAGAGCGCACAGGCCTTGCGTGGCGGCCCGACCGACACGACGCGGATGCACGAACTCGTCGGCGGCACGGCGGTGGACTGGCGGGACGGTATCCGCCGGATGGTGGCGAACTTCCACCCCGAGCTCCTGAGGACCTAG
- a CDS encoding META domain-containing protein gives MVAPTLPLAPSTATRMGEAYCGVRTVEPCALSRSLSPCWPWPAAPVPRRLMRPPRPKVSVAVTGEQIPGNGPLTLSFADGRLSAFAGCNRGSGLADLSGGHLTTRLATTMMACPLIGTGWRVDTLHSTPAGRYATANSVTSNDRSCACSTARSRPRSTAIA, from the coding sequence ATGGTCGCGCCGACTTTGCCCTTGGCACCCAGTACCGCAACTCGCATGGGGGAAGCCTACTGCGGGGTCCGTACCGTGGAGCCATGCGCCTTGTCCCGTTCCTTGTCGCCATGCTGGCCGTGGCCGGCAGCGCCGGTACCGCGACGGCTGATGAGGCCCCCACGCCCGAAGGTGTCGGTGGCGGTCACGGGCGAGCAGATCCCCGGCAACGGGCCGTTGACGCTGAGTTTCGCCGACGGCCGGCTCTCGGCGTTCGCCGGCTGCAACCGCGGGTCCGGCCTGGCCGATCTCAGCGGTGGGCATCTGACGACACGGCTGGCCACCACGATGATGGCCTGCCCACTCATCGGCACCGGCTGGCGGGTGGACACGCTGCACTCAACACCAGCGGGCCGGTATGCGACGGCGAACTCGGTGACCTCGAACGATCGATCCTGCGCGTGCTCCACGGCCCGGTCCAGACCTCGATCGACGGCGATCGCCTGA
- the dapB gene encoding 4-hydroxy-tetrahydrodipicolinate reductase, which yields MRVAVLGAKGKVGATMVAAVRDAADLELSAEVDAGDALSTLTDSGTEVVIDFTHPDVVMDNLKFLIDNGIHAVVGTTGFTEERIAQVRAWLDAAPGASVLIAPNFAIGAVLSMHFAKQAARHFESVEVIELHHPYKADAPSGTAMRTAKLIAEERKGLPPNPDATSTGLDGARGADVDGIPVHSIRLAGLIAHQEVLFGTTGETLTIRHDSLDRTSFVPGVLLGVRKVARRPGLTIGIEPLLDL from the coding sequence ATGCGAGTTGCGGTACTGGGTGCCAAGGGCAAAGTCGGCGCGACCATGGTCGCCGCCGTGCGGGATGCCGCCGATCTGGAGTTGTCGGCCGAGGTCGATGCGGGTGACGCGCTGTCGACGCTGACCGACAGCGGTACCGAGGTGGTCATCGACTTCACCCATCCCGATGTGGTGATGGACAACTTGAAGTTCTTGATCGACAACGGGATTCATGCCGTCGTCGGGACCACGGGCTTCACCGAGGAACGCATCGCCCAGGTCCGGGCCTGGCTCGATGCCGCACCCGGGGCGTCGGTGTTGATCGCCCCGAATTTCGCCATCGGTGCCGTGCTGAGCATGCACTTCGCCAAGCAGGCCGCGCGGCACTTCGAGTCCGTCGAGGTCATCGAACTGCATCACCCGTACAAGGCCGACGCGCCGTCGGGCACGGCCATGCGCACCGCCAAGCTCATCGCGGAAGAGCGAAAAGGTCTGCCGCCCAACCCCGATGCCACCAGTACAGGCCTCGACGGTGCACGCGGGGCCGATGTCGACGGGATCCCGGTGCACTCGATCCGGCTGGCCGGATTGATCGCGCACCAGGAGGTGCTGTTCGGCACCACGGGGGAGACGCTGACCATCCGCCACGACAGCCTGGATCGGACGTCGTTCGTCCCGGGGGTGCTGCTCGGGGTGCGCAAGGTGGCCCGGCGCCCCGGCCTGACCATCGGCATCGAACCGCTCCTCGATCTCTGA
- a CDS encoding flavodoxin family protein: MFEAVLSGATDPEIEGVEVVRRPALTVSPVDMLEADGYLLGSPVNLGYLSGALKHAFDESYYQILDSTRGRPFGLWLHGNEGTEGAERAITGITAGLGWVKAAEYVVVSGKPAKSDLEACWNLGATVAAALTA, translated from the coding sequence ATGTTCGAGGCGGTGCTTTCGGGTGCGACGGATCCGGAGATCGAAGGCGTCGAGGTGGTGCGCCGTCCGGCACTGACGGTGTCGCCGGTGGACATGCTGGAAGCCGACGGGTATCTGCTCGGCAGCCCGGTCAACCTGGGATATCTGAGCGGGGCGCTCAAACATGCCTTCGACGAGTCGTACTACCAGATCCTCGATTCCACCCGGGGCAGGCCGTTCGGACTATGGCTGCACGGCAATGAGGGCACCGAGGGTGCCGAGCGTGCCATCACCGGGATCACTGCGGGACTGGGCTGGGTGAAAGCGGCCGAGTATGTCGTGGTCTCGGGGAAGCCCGCCAAATCCGACCTCGAGGCGTGCTGGAATCTGGGGGCGACGGTCGCCGCTGCGCTGACCGCGTGA
- a CDS encoding DUF1214 domain-containing protein, with amino-acid sequence MAVLVNADNFVRAETHRMFADIQRDAGGVNVFRHNRLPASIDEQTVIRLNRDTLYSFAILDLAEPAWLSLPDSAGRYMSAMVVNEDHYINVILHEPGRHLLTQELSGSRYVMVGVRTLVDPLDPDDVAAVSALQDRMKLETSSSEAFIAPDYDRGSLDKTREALLSLASGLTEFERTFGRPDEVDPVHHLIGTAAGWGGLPTSEASYVGVDPALPPGEYELTFKDVPVEAFWSVSVYNAAGFFEPNPRNLYSVNSITGVPNEDGSITVRLRAEVGDDAPPNCIVTPIGWNYLIRLYRPRSEFFTGAWTVPALAVG; translated from the coding sequence ATGGCGGTGTTGGTCAACGCCGACAACTTTGTTCGCGCCGAGACACACAGGATGTTCGCCGATATCCAGCGCGACGCGGGCGGGGTCAATGTGTTCCGGCACAACCGGCTGCCGGCGTCGATCGACGAGCAGACCGTCATCCGCCTGAACCGGGACACCTTGTACAGCTTCGCCATCCTCGACCTTGCAGAGCCGGCCTGGCTCTCCCTTCCCGACTCCGCCGGGCGGTACATGTCCGCGATGGTGGTGAACGAGGACCACTACATCAACGTCATCCTGCACGAGCCGGGCCGCCACCTTCTGACACAGGAGCTGAGTGGATCACGGTACGTCATGGTCGGTGTCCGCACCCTGGTCGATCCGCTCGACCCTGACGATGTCGCTGCGGTAAGCGCCCTGCAGGATCGTATGAAGCTGGAAACGAGTTCTTCGGAAGCCTTCATCGCGCCGGATTACGACCGCGGAAGTCTGGACAAGACACGCGAAGCCCTGCTGAGCCTGGCGAGTGGTCTGACCGAATTCGAGCGGACATTCGGACGTCCGGACGAGGTGGATCCGGTCCACCATCTCATCGGCACCGCCGCAGGATGGGGAGGGTTGCCGACGTCGGAGGCTTCCTATGTCGGTGTCGATCCGGCGTTACCGCCGGGCGAGTACGAGCTGACCTTCAAAGATGTTCCGGTGGAGGCATTCTGGTCGGTCTCGGTATACAACGCCGCTGGTTTCTTCGAGCCGAACCCACGAAACCTGTACTCGGTCAACAGTATCACCGGAGTGCCGAACGAGGACGGCTCGATCACCGTGCGCTTGCGGGCCGAGGTCGGCGACGACGCCCCGCCCAATTGCATCGTCACTCCGATTGGCTGGAACTACCTGATTCGGCTGTACCGCCCGCGCAGCGAGTTCTTCACCGGCGCTTGGACAGTGCCTGCGCTCGCCGTCGGGTGA
- a CDS encoding cytochrome P450 — MTSADITGARLPWEAADPYEFYEARRAEGSVVWDEAAQAWLILSYDAARQVLGGTGWTSDPFANALAQASSDAVSREFSRRSMLFADGADHRRLRGSVRDVFTRSFIENLGSGVESIADDLIGHPPTGREFDFMADIALPLPIAVVSAWLDLDAEAAHLLREVSPVIIRMLGTLADPDEMAAGATASARLMAQFLPTAADRRVHPGDDLLSFLAGDPDLSLDEVVMTAILIAVAGHETTANLLGAAMVTLLTPGGDGTRIADRIDAADPAVITELLRLDAPVQSTVRTAIEPHELDGVEIAAGESTLVVIAAANRDPAVFEEPDRFRLDRTAPAPLSFGYGAHYCLGGALAALEISIALPKILARQPVLHGAVRWRDTPAIRGPLVVPMVFGG; from the coding sequence ATGACCAGCGCTGATATCACCGGTGCCCGCCTGCCGTGGGAGGCCGCCGATCCGTACGAGTTCTACGAGGCCCGCCGCGCCGAGGGCAGTGTGGTGTGGGACGAGGCCGCCCAAGCCTGGCTGATCCTGAGTTATGACGCGGCCCGTCAGGTGCTCGGTGGCACCGGCTGGACCAGCGATCCGTTCGCCAACGCGCTGGCCCAGGCGTCCTCGGATGCCGTCAGTCGCGAGTTCTCGCGCAGATCCATGCTTTTCGCCGACGGCGCCGACCATCGTCGACTACGCGGGTCGGTCCGGGATGTCTTCACCCGCAGCTTCATCGAGAACCTCGGCTCGGGTGTGGAGTCCATCGCCGACGATCTGATCGGCCATCCGCCCACCGGACGCGAATTCGACTTCATGGCCGATATCGCCCTTCCGCTGCCCATCGCGGTGGTCAGCGCGTGGCTGGACCTCGATGCCGAGGCCGCCCATCTGCTGCGCGAGGTCTCCCCCGTCATCATCCGCATGCTCGGGACCCTTGCCGACCCGGACGAGATGGCCGCGGGTGCCACCGCCTCGGCGAGGCTGATGGCCCAATTCCTGCCCACCGCGGCCGACCGCCGGGTGCACCCCGGCGACGATCTGTTGAGTTTCCTCGCCGGCGATCCCGACCTGTCGCTCGACGAAGTCGTCATGACGGCCATCCTCATCGCCGTGGCCGGACACGAGACCACCGCCAATCTTCTGGGCGCGGCAATGGTCACGCTGCTCACCCCGGGTGGTGACGGCACTCGCATCGCCGACCGCATCGACGCTGCAGACCCGGCGGTGATCACCGAACTGCTCCGCCTCGACGCGCCGGTGCAATCCACCGTCCGCACCGCCATCGAGCCCCACGAACTCGACGGTGTCGAGATCGCAGCCGGCGAGAGCACCCTGGTCGTGATCGCTGCCGCCAATCGCGATCCCGCCGTGTTCGAGGAACCCGACCGCTTCCGGCTCGACAGAACGGCACCGGCCCCCCTGTCCTTCGGATACGGCGCGCACTACTGCCTGGGCGGCGCGCTGGCGGCCCTCGAGATCTCGATCGCCCTGCCGAAGATCCTCGCCCGCCAACCCGTTCTGCACGGGGCGGTGCGGTGGCGGGACACGCCGGCCATCCGGGGGCCGCTCGTCGTGCCGATGGTGTTCGGCGGCTGA